A single window of Amphiura filiformis chromosome 17, Afil_fr2py, whole genome shotgun sequence DNA harbors:
- the LOC140138378 gene encoding uncharacterized protein, protein MSLPNKAGSTGSSVAFARVKSLEDYITSHILKQLSMKNLWQDDKFNDEYWIKIGGDKGGCSTKLTMQLVNQREPNSRDSTNIIAMFNGTDTTENMQKVYGLYNEQLANLQKKKTIVIEGAVKCLRTFFLETMKHSARVLAIWAQLLHTHAFGAT, encoded by the exons ATGTCCTTGCCAAATAAAGCTGGGTCTACAGGATCGTCTGTGGCCTTTGCAAGAGTAAAAAGCCTGGAGGACTACATCACCAGCCACATCCTCAAGCAATTATCTATGAAAAACTTATGGCAGGATGACAAATTCAATGATGAATACTGGATAAAGATCGGG GGAGACAAAGGTGGCTGTTCAACCAAGTTGACGATGCAGCTGGTGAATCAGCGTGAGCCCAATTCGCGTGATTCAACAAACATCATTGCCATGTTTAATGGTACTGACACAACAGAAAACATGCAGAAGGTGTATGGGCTCTACAATGAACAATTAGCGAACCTACAGAAGAAGAAGACGATCGTCATTGAAGGCGCAGTAAAATGTTTGCGGACGTTTTTTTTGGAGACTATGAAGCACTCTGCAAGAGTCTTGGCCATATGGGCTCAACTTCTACATACCCATGCATTTGGTGCAACGTAA
- the LOC140138232 gene encoding uncharacterized protein — MYAKGKKGKDKRYYTGKRSKSKKMKLDHGVEFTKGEVVVYESGSKIYKGIIDGRSIEVEGSFVVKPEIESVRRDIVPESCNIKRLKELCLEENEYVKGMTVLVTWEEAEGGFIMLVPALVVEVSSSYCWVKSGGGVTREGSMQKVNKDEMCKIISEDQVMKDDENMNTEQYDIEQNNINVVRLVLHTTQEQLCQLTETYNRTKEKLAAATTNACQLAEQNVELNNILIAAVGKIKSLEEELSKAVTKTQADKTLYALIATQRDNLDYQSKRIVALEKKILDLRREHQLQKGAMSKQLQELEDENRQLRDSLNELSRQKDTWLQSKPSSKPGVLQTRDINMKKYASYIQVESVKKASSNVNEKILKKRADKLNEVLNVISSPSTTPDTIDIITTLAAYLKRHPEIALPACQAANISFMRELSVKECVDLKLLLKLPMTKLKDLRRFLSNHNIRFMPSDQHLYKEMRCKS; from the exons ATGTATGCAAAAGGTAAGAAAGGAAAAGATAAGAGATACTATACAGGAAAAAGATCTAAAAGTAAAAAAATGAAGCTTGATCATGGTGTTGAGTTCACCAAAGGTGAAGTGGTAGTGTATGAAAGTGGAAGCAAGATATACAAAGGTATTATTGATGGAAGAAGTATTGAGGTGGAAGGTAGTTTTGTAGTTAAACCAGAAATTGAAAGTGTGCGACGTGACATTGTCCCAGAAAGTTGTAATATAAAACGGTTAAAAGAATTGTGTCTTGAAGAAAATGAATATGTTAAGGGAATGACTGTACTTGTAACATGGGAGGAAGCAGAAGGTGGATTTATCATGTTAGTGCCAGCCCTGGTAGTAGAGGTCTCTTCTTCATATTGCTGGGTCAAATCAGGAGGTGGTGTTACAAGAGAAGGTTCAATGCAAAAGGTGAACAAAGATGAAATGTGCAAAATTATAAGTGAGGACCAGGTAATGAAAGATGATGAAAACATGAACACAGAACAATATGACATTGAACAAAATAACATTAATGTTGTGAGGCTAGTACTGCACACCACACAAGAGCAACTATGCCAATTAACAGAGACATATAACAGGACTAAGGAGAAATtggcagcagcaacaacaaatgCATGTCAATTAGCTGAGCAGAATGTGGAACTGAACAACATCCTTATAGCTGCTGTGGGAAAAATTAAATCCCTAGAGGAAGAACTAAGCAAAGCCGTGACAAAGACACAGGCGGATAAGACTCTGTATGCTCTGATTGCCACTCAAAGGGACAATCTGGATTACCAATCAAAGCGTATAGTGGCTTTAGAGAAAAAGATATTAGATCTTCGTAGAGAGCACCAACTTCAGAAGGGAGCTATGAGCAAGCAGCTTCAAGAGTTAGAGGATGAAAACAGGCAACTCAGGGACAGCTTGAATGAACTATCAAGGCAGAAGGATACATGGCTACAGAGCAAGCCATCTTCAAAACcaggtgttctccaaacacgtgaTATTAACATGAAAAAGTATGCCAGCTATATCCAAGTGGAGTCTGTGAAGAAAGCCAGCAGCAATGTGAATGAAAAGATCTTGAAGAAGCGAGCAGATAAATTAAATGAG GTTTTGAATGTGATATCTTCTCCCAGTACCACTCCTGATACTATTGATATTATTACAACCTTGGCTGCCTACTTGAAGCGACATCCAGAAATTGCCTTGCCAGCATGCCAGGCAGCAAATATTTCATTCATGCGAG AACTCTCAGTAAAAGAGTGTGTGGATTTGAAGCTGTTGCTAAAGCTGCCCATGACAAAACTGAAAGACTTAAGGCGATTCCTGTCAAATCATAACATTCGTTTCATGCCATCAGACCAGCACCTGTATAAAGAAATGAGATGTAAGAGCTAG